A single genomic interval of Mangifera indica cultivar Alphonso chromosome 5, CATAS_Mindica_2.1, whole genome shotgun sequence harbors:
- the LOC123215279 gene encoding protein DETOXIFICATION 29-like, protein MEDSEQPLISPRHQNETQDQSSPSSFTFSADATDIPPINNLADFFSEYQRESKKFWYLAAPAMFTSICRYSLGAITQVFAGHVSSLALAAVSIENSVIAGFSFGIMLGMGSALETLCGQAFGAKQLNMLGVYMQRSWIILNSTALLLMFLYIFAEPLLKLIGQTAEISKAAGVFALWMIPQLFAYASNFPIAKFLQAQSKIMVMAMIAGTALVLHTFFSWLLMLKLGWGLVGAAVVLNGTWWVMVLSQFSYILSGTCGEAWSGLSWKAFENLWAFVRLSLASAVMLCLEVWYYMALILFAGYLKNAKTSVDALSICMNILGWTVMVVMGMNAAVSVRVSNELGAAHPRTAKFSLLIAVSSAFIFGCLFSMLLLITRNGFPALFSSDADVQELVKELTPFLAICIIINNVQPVLSGVAVGAGWQATVAYVNIGCYYIIGVPLGLVLGYKLDMGVRGIWIGMMSGTATQTCILFGMIYKTNWSKEASIAKNKIKKWGGQNRSQEPPE, encoded by the exons ATGGAGGACAGTGAACAGCCATTAATCTCTCCAAGACACCAGAATGAAACCCAAGATCAATCATCTCCCTCTTCTTTCACCTTTTCCGCAGATGCCACTGACATCCCTCCCATTAATAACCTGGCTGATTTCTTTAGTGAGTACCAAAGAGAGTCAAAGAAGTTTTGGTATCTTGCTGCTCCTGCCATGTTCACCTCCATCTGCCGATATTCCCTAGGCGCCATCACTCAAGTCTTCGCTGGCCACGTTAGTTCTCTCGCCCTCGCCGCCGTTTCCATTGAGAACTCCGTCATCGCTGGATTCTCCTTCGGTATCATG CTTGGCATGGGGAGTGCGCTTGAAACGTTATGCGGACAAGCATTTGGAGCAAAGCAGCTGAACATGCTAGGCGTTTATATGCAAAGATCATGGATCATTCTAAACTCTACAgctttattattaatgtttttgtaCATATTCGCCGAGCCACTTTTGAAACTGATAGGACAAACTGCAGAGATATCAAAGGCAGCAGGGGTATTCGCCTTGTGGATGATTCCTCAACTATTTGCATACGCAAGTAATTTCCCCATAGCCAAGTTTCTACAGGCTCAAAGCAAGATCATGGTGATGGCTATGATAGCAGGGACGGCCTTGGTGCTCCACACTTTTTTCAGCTGGTTACTGATGTTGAAATTAGGATGGGGCCTGGTGGGTGCGGCGGTGGTATTAAATGGAACATGGTGGGTCATGGTTTTGTCTCAATTCTCTTACATACTTAGTGGGACTTGTGGAGAAGCATGGTCTGGACTTTCATGGAAAGCCTTTGAAAATCTTTGGGCATTTGTTAGGTTATCTCTTGCATCGGCTGTAATGCTCTG TTTGGAGGTTTGGTATTATATGGCATTAATTCTTTTCGCTGGATATCTAAAGAATGCGAAAACTTCGGTCGATGCGCTGTCTATATg CATGAACATATTGGGGTGGACAGTGATGGTGGTGATGGGAATGAATGCGGCTGTGAG TGTGAGAGTGTCGAATGAGCTAGGTGCAGCTCACCCAAGAACGGCCAAGTTTTCGTTGCTTATAGCTGTATCATCTGCCTTTATTTTCGGCTGTCTCTTCTCCATGCTTCTGCTCATCACACGCAACGGATTCCCAGCTTTATTTTCAAGTGACGCAGATGTCCAAGAACTTGTCAAGGAGCTAACACCATTTTTGGCCATCTGCATTATCATTAACAATGTTCAGCCTGTTCTTTCCG GGGTTGCTGTGGGAGCTGGATGGCAAGCCACCGTGGCGTACGTTAACATTGGATGTTACTATATCATTGGGGTTCCGTTAGGTCTGGTATTGGGATACAAGCTTGACATGGGTGTCAGG GGGATCTGGATAGGGATGATGTCAGGGACAGCCACACAGACTTGCATTCTTTTCGGCatgatttataaaacaaattggAGCAAAGAG GCTTCTATCgctaaaaataagattaaaaagtGGGGAGGACAGAATCGTTCCCAAGAGCCACCAGAGTGA
- the LOC123215483 gene encoding 60S ribosomal protein L27a-3-like — MTTRFKKNRKKRGHVSAGHGRIGKHRKHPGGRGNAGGMHHHRILFDKYHPGYFGKVGMRYFHKLRNKFYCPIVNIDQLWSMVPHDVKDKANKDNVPLIDVTQFGYFKVLGKGMLPENKPVVVKAKLVSKTAEKKIKEAGGAVVLTA; from the coding sequence ATGACGACCCGATTCAAGAAGAACCGAAAGAAGAGGGGCCATGTGAGTGCCGGCCACGGTCGTATCGGGAAACACCGAAAACATCCCGGAGGTCGCGGAAACGCCGGAGGTATGCACCACCACAGGATCCTTTTCGACAAATACCATCCGGGGTATTTCGGTAAAGTTGGTATGAGATACTTCCACAAGCTCCGCAACAAGTTCTATTGCCCCATCGTCAACATCGATCAGCTCTGGTCTATGGTTCCCCACGATGTTAAGGACAAGGCTAATAAAGACAACGTTCCGTTGATAGACGTCACTCAGTTCGGCTACTTTAAGGTTTTGGGAAAAGGCATGTTGCCAGAGAATAAGCCGGTCGTTGTCAAGGCCAAGCTGGTATCAAAGACTGCTGAGAAGAAGATTAAGGAGGCTGGCGGTGCCGTGGTGCTCACTGCTTAG